The Quercus lobata isolate SW786 chromosome 4, ValleyOak3.0 Primary Assembly, whole genome shotgun sequence genome segment tgggaaattttcaaaaacaaagcaAATCATGACAACTCTAGCTCACTAAGGAGCACAAAGAACATAACAGCAACAGAAAAAAAGCCAATAAATGTATGCTTTAACTATATACTACTAATACAACTTACACAGAGTAATACGGTACTCTGCAAATTACATGAAGCTCTTTCAAGACTTTATATTCAAACTTATATTTATCTTATGTTACAGAGAATACAACAGGGAACTCTACTATTCTTCCAACAATTCCTAACCCCAGAAAAGATAAGCACTACAATAATTTTCTATAGCATGCTCGTGTTATATGTCACGTAAATCCTTATAGTTTTAGATCCATACCAAATTACATTATGGCTGTGGGGAGCCCGACTTGACATTAACATTGGAAACATCCGTAGGCAATTTTGACCACATGACAGAGTCCTTTAATCCAGTCATCCTCCTACGCATGACCAAAGATAGAATTGCCAGCAAACAAACAGCAACAATCAAAGGAACCAAAACATGGATATTTCCTCTTGGCCAACTCTTCAAAATGAACTCCGCAGGCAAGTCGCCAACAAGACTCCCCATCGAATTATTCAACTTCATAATCTCAACAGCATTTAGAATACCATCGATCCCATACGCATAGCTCATATTTGAAGGCCCAACACTAACAGTTAAAACCCCAGAACTATCTCCATCGACCACGTAGTCCGCATAGAACGGAGCAGCCAATTCATAATTGGTAACACCCGACAAATCCAAATCTTTATATGCCAAATTCCCATTAACATACACATTGAAATACAGCAAAGCAATTGAAATACTAGCAATGTCACAAAAATGCAAACGAACAAGATACTTAAATCCCCCCTTCACAGGAAACACCCATGTAATGTTAACATCAGGAATTGAAGCATTTGTACTCTTAATCACTCGTGCTGTATTATACACATTATCCGGACCAACCTCACGGCTTGCCCCTCCCACTTGGTACCTAATCCGACCACTAAAATACACCCTTTTCGACCCGAAACTCGacttcaaaaaatcattatCAGGAACCCAAGTCCTCCACAAAGTATCATTAAAAGGTGTAACTTTAGGCCCTCCCACATTGACCCTATAGACAACTTCAAGAGCTTGTTCAACCAACCCATCAAATTGCTCAATTTTCTCAGAGCTCACGTACTGAGCCGTGTCAACAATCAGATCTTTTGGTGCAGAAATCACTTCAATAGCATTCACAAACGCAAACTTAGACTTACAAGTGGGGACAAAAGTGATTACAAGCCTACCAGTCTCAACCCAGATCAGGTACTCCATAACTTTTGGGCCGTCTAAATTCCCACCAATGAAATCACTCAAAACCACAAACCCATTAACGAGAACATGAAATTGAGCatcattaaaatcaaattttgaagaaCTAAGGTTGTGGAAATGAAGACGTACCATGTGGGTCCCCTTGTCCCTGATTTCAAACTCGTACCCCGAAGGCTTCGTGAAGACTCGAGCTGTTTGGTAGATACGAGGAGAGACATCAAAAGGGTTGTTGCTTTTGAGTGAGACAGAGCGAGTTGAGCTGAGCCAGTGAGATTTGAAGCGGGACGAGTCGGAAATGAATAGGCGATTGTCTGCGGTGGAGTCCAGGGTGGAGCCGCAGTCGATGAGGCAGTTATCGACGGGAGAGAAGAAGGTGTAAGAGCGAGCTGTGagggtagagagagaaagtaggAAGAGAGTCAAAACAAAGCTTCTGTGTAGAAACtccattagagagagagagagagagttgaagcCGAGATACTGCAAGAGAGTTCTGAGATTTGTAAGGAGAAGACTTTGTTTGTACAGATGAAGAATTGAAGACCGAGTTGCGTTGTGGGGTCCACGCGTATTGTTGTGGTTGGCTGACAGGCTGCACTACCCGACTAGGATACGTATGGATTGATTTTTCTACGCCAAAATACACGATCACTCATAGTCATGGAGCTTCTTCTACCACCACTACTTTTGCACTTCTTCTACCACCGTTTACTTTTGCCACGACTTGTTGAGGTCGGTCGACGTGAATAACAATTACTTTCATAAGCTATGAGTCTGTTTGTTACTTGAgttaaaataatagtttttactttttggtgtttaaaatttaaaccctTAAAATTgtgaccaaaaaacaaaaaaaaaaaaccaaaatttttgtttggcaGACGGTTTGTCTTTTCAATTTAGAGCTATTAATATGAGTCTAAATTTTCTGTTTCCTTTTTTCCTGTACCACTAAATATTCTAcgaataaaaatttgttatgtaCCCAcctatttaaattaaaataattttttgcaaAGAATTTGTGAGTTTTATAGAAGTGGAAGAAGAGTGAGCTcctgggtgttttttttttttcacaaaggattcatggtttttttttttttttttgaaggggaAGAGTGGAttttttgaagagaaagaagatagTAAATGGAAATAGCACGAAATCTCTCCGTTataagaaatattaataaatgtaTTGTACATGTTAGGTAGTTACCatgttttttataataaaaaaatatatactcataccaaacacacaattgtgtcttttttttttttacttttgaaaatatgttaTTATAATCATGATATCaaacatgtttgtttttttattatgaatacTTTAAACACACGATTCTACAACCCTTTTTATACCCACAATTTCCAAATCATTTTTGAAAACTAACACTTGATCCCACGTACCAAACAAACCCTATGTCCCTAAACTTATTGTAGAGCTTAAAGTGACTTTAAATTCTTTACTTTTAATTAAGACAGTTTAGATAAAAATTTGAACTCTTGACATCTCTattgaaaatttcataaaatacgACTTAAATCTATAAGGCCATTAACAAAGcttaaacttatcttttattttattttatttttttaagcaatCCTTTTTagtcacaaaaattttaaatggtcaATTTTACTTCCCCATAAACTCAAAGCAATTGCTTTCAGAGTATACAAAGTGATGAgttatcatattttaatttgactaAGCCATTTAAGGGATTAAAAGTAAACATGtgctaaaaatcaaaaatacttttaagaaaaatcaaaatactaaaaacttacaaattgaaGTGATTTATGAAcctcaacaacataataaatgaatgcTTGAAttactttataatttatttttttaatttttagcaaacGTTAAAATGTAAGTCATAAAATTATCTATTAGTAgtactattttcctttttctaagTTAGGACTAGATGGAAGCTGGGTTGTACGCGTATGGAATCGGTCCCTTGCCCTTACAGAGTGGTAAAGTGGGGTTTGATTTGGACAACAGTGAAAACGGTGCGGTTTTTGACGGGGTCAACGATAATTAACAGAGACGTGTCACTAATGAAATATTCACAAGTCAGAAC includes the following:
- the LOC115987080 gene encoding probable receptor-like protein kinase At5g24010, whose amino-acid sequence is MEFLHRSFVLTLFLLSLSTLTARSYTFFSPVDNCLIDCGSTLDSTADNRLFISDSSRFKSHWLSSTRSVSLKSNNPFDVSPRIYQTARVFTKPSGYEFEIRDKGTHMVRLHFHNLSSSKFDFNDAQFHVLVNGFVVLSDFIGGNLDGPKVMEYLIWVETGRLVITFVPTCKSKFAFVNAIEVISAPKDLIVDTAQYVSSEKIEQFDGLVEQALEVVYRVNVGGPKVTPFNDTLWRTWVPDNDFLKSSFGSKRVYFSGRIRYQVGGASREVGPDNVYNTARVIKSTNASIPDVNITWVFPVKGGFKYLVRLHFCDIASISIALLYFNVYVNGNLAYKDLDLSGVTNYELAAPFYADYVVDGDSSGVLTVSVGPSNMSYAYGIDGILNAVEIMKLNNSMGSLVGDLPAEFILKSWPRGNIHVLVPLIVAVCLLAILSLVMRRRMTGLKDSVMWSKLPTDVSNVNVKSGSPQP